A single window of Mycolicibacterium aurum DNA harbors:
- a CDS encoding enoyl-CoA hydratase/isomerase family protein, giving the protein MTATQQISTAPGLHFERDGAVLNARLDSPDGNLMTMAMCDALAGVLTNPPDGVHVLVLSGAGDQFCMGRERTAATPDDLPGEVRRLVAVNDALASTSLVTVARVHGDAAGFGVGLAALCDVAVATRAARLSFPEVRINLAPALVLAWLPHMVGRRAAFWLTASGMPVSGDEAVRIGLLNEVTEDVDALDAAVDDKIAALLAAQPRVHTEIRAMLRSVESLSERQAYELASDRLVLGSLRRLHTPGH; this is encoded by the coding sequence ATGACTGCGACGCAGCAGATCTCGACGGCCCCCGGGCTGCACTTCGAGCGGGACGGCGCGGTGCTCAACGCACGGCTCGACAGCCCGGACGGCAACCTGATGACGATGGCGATGTGCGATGCGCTGGCGGGCGTATTGACCAACCCGCCCGATGGTGTGCACGTCCTGGTGCTGTCCGGGGCCGGTGACCAATTCTGCATGGGCCGCGAACGCACGGCCGCGACGCCGGACGACCTTCCCGGCGAAGTCCGCCGCCTGGTGGCGGTCAACGACGCACTGGCATCCACCAGCCTCGTGACCGTGGCCCGGGTGCACGGCGACGCAGCAGGTTTCGGTGTCGGCCTGGCCGCGCTGTGCGACGTCGCCGTGGCCACCCGCGCGGCCCGGCTGAGCTTTCCTGAGGTGCGCATCAACCTGGCTCCCGCGCTGGTGTTGGCGTGGCTGCCGCACATGGTGGGCCGCCGGGCGGCATTCTGGCTGACGGCCAGCGGGATGCCGGTATCCGGTGACGAGGCGGTTCGGATCGGTCTGCTCAACGAGGTCACCGAGGACGTCGACGCGCTCGACGCGGCGGTCGACGACAAGATCGCGGCACTATTGGCCGCTCAGCCGCGGGTCCACACCGAGATCAGGGCGATGCTGCGCTCGGTGGAGTCCCTGTCGGAGCGACAGGCCTACGAGTTGGCCAGCGATCGGCTGGTACTGGGTTCGCTGCGCCGGTTGCACACTCCCGGGCACTGA
- a CDS encoding aldehyde dehydrogenase translates to MSEPVMTSSATTNGAVNGEHAQPLLIDGEHRPGRGEILELINPATARVFARCHSASIEDTDDAVVSARNAFTSGVWSQMPIHQRSRILNRFGDLLERDMDKLYRLETVNNGRPITETKAQITRLPEWYRYNAALLLAGRDSVVPMSGQYHSYTSRFPLGVVATLSSFNHPLMIASKSVAPALATGNSVVLKPSEQTPLTALLIGALALEAGIPPGVFNVIPGLGPVTGAGLAEHPLVDKVVFTGGTEVGRIISVATASRFAKSTVELGGKTPVLVFDDIAPEVSSRGAAFGGFVGAGQTCIAGTRILVQESVYDDFVAGLVAQAESIKIGDPSEAGTQLGPVISERARQRILNYVDIGVSEGATLATGGKAVEVPGLDGYFIAPTVLSDVNNQMRVAREEIFGPVLVVIPFRDEQDAISIANDSPYGLGSSIWTRDVARAHRVASKLEQGIVWVNDHHRLDPCSPWGGVRESGHGREGGTESFNDFTHVRAVTVRTAPDDVDWYGGIALERLN, encoded by the coding sequence ATGTCTGAACCGGTCATGACCTCTTCCGCGACCACCAACGGAGCTGTCAACGGCGAGCATGCGCAGCCGCTGCTCATCGATGGCGAGCACCGGCCCGGCCGCGGCGAGATCCTCGAGCTGATCAATCCTGCGACGGCGCGGGTGTTCGCCCGCTGCCACAGCGCCAGCATCGAGGACACCGACGACGCCGTGGTGTCCGCGCGCAACGCCTTCACCTCCGGTGTGTGGTCGCAGATGCCGATCCACCAACGGTCCCGCATCCTCAACCGATTCGGGGATCTGCTGGAGCGGGACATGGACAAGCTGTACCGGCTGGAGACGGTCAACAACGGCAGGCCCATCACCGAGACCAAGGCGCAGATCACCCGGCTTCCGGAGTGGTACCGGTACAACGCGGCGCTGCTGCTGGCCGGCCGGGACTCGGTGGTGCCGATGTCGGGCCAGTACCACTCCTACACGTCGCGGTTCCCGCTCGGCGTGGTGGCCACCCTGTCGTCGTTCAATCATCCGCTGATGATCGCCTCGAAGAGCGTGGCCCCGGCGCTGGCCACCGGAAACAGTGTGGTGCTCAAACCGTCTGAGCAGACGCCGCTGACGGCGCTGTTGATCGGCGCGCTCGCGCTGGAGGCCGGCATTCCGCCCGGGGTGTTCAACGTCATTCCAGGATTGGGGCCCGTCACCGGCGCAGGGCTGGCCGAGCACCCGCTCGTCGACAAGGTGGTGTTCACCGGCGGCACGGAGGTCGGCCGCATCATCTCGGTGGCCACCGCCTCACGATTCGCGAAGTCGACGGTCGAATTGGGCGGCAAGACACCGGTTCTGGTGTTCGACGATATTGCCCCCGAGGTGTCGTCACGAGGCGCGGCCTTCGGCGGATTCGTCGGTGCAGGCCAGACGTGCATCGCCGGCACCCGGATCCTGGTGCAGGAGAGTGTGTACGACGATTTCGTCGCCGGTCTCGTCGCCCAGGCCGAGAGCATCAAGATCGGTGACCCCAGCGAGGCCGGAACACAGCTCGGTCCGGTGATCTCGGAACGCGCGCGCCAGCGCATCCTGAACTATGTCGACATCGGCGTTTCCGAGGGGGCGACGTTGGCCACCGGCGGCAAGGCCGTCGAGGTTCCCGGCCTCGACGGTTACTTCATTGCGCCGACCGTCCTTTCGGATGTCAACAATCAGATGAGGGTCGCCCGCGAAGAGATCTTCGGCCCCGTGCTGGTGGTGATTCCGTTCCGCGACGAGCAGGACGCCATCTCGATCGCCAACGACAGCCCGTATGGCCTCGGGTCGTCGATCTGGACCCGTGACGTGGCGCGCGCGCACAGAGTCGCCTCGAAACTGGAACAGGGCATCGTCTGGGTCAACGACCATCACCGGCTCGATCCCTGCTCGCCCTGGGGCGGGGTGCGCGAGAGCGGCCACGGCCGCGAGGGTGGCACCGAGTCGTTCAACGATTTCACCCACGTGCGGGCGGTCACCGTGCGCACGGCACCCGACGACGTCGACTGGTACGGCGGCATCGCCCTGGAAAGGCTCAACTGA
- a CDS encoding ABC transporter ATP-binding protein, with protein sequence MANVTVTNLVKVFGTPTGPQTVIDNIGFEIADQSFVSLVGPSGCGKTTLLNIIAGIESATSGTVTIGQSGKPAKLAYVFQEPRLLPWRSIFDNLMYVQPVRDDAAKERVREALKRVGLGHAEKKWPGQLSGGQQQRIGIARALSIEPDVLLMDEPFSHLDAITARGLREHLQELWAQTRKTVVFVTHDVKEAAELSDRILMLAPGGTIHEDIAVDLPRPRKASNTEVAVLESSILRRFEDLEASSRQRAATPAGA encoded by the coding sequence ATGGCCAACGTCACTGTCACCAACCTGGTCAAGGTGTTCGGAACACCCACCGGCCCGCAGACCGTCATCGACAACATCGGATTCGAGATCGCCGACCAGTCCTTCGTCTCTCTGGTCGGACCGTCGGGCTGCGGCAAAACTACGCTGCTCAACATCATCGCCGGAATCGAGTCCGCCACCTCGGGAACCGTCACCATCGGGCAGTCGGGTAAGCCGGCGAAGCTGGCGTATGTGTTCCAGGAGCCGCGGCTGCTGCCCTGGCGGTCGATCTTCGACAACCTGATGTACGTCCAACCGGTGCGCGACGACGCCGCCAAGGAACGCGTCCGCGAGGCGCTCAAGCGAGTCGGGCTCGGGCATGCCGAGAAGAAGTGGCCCGGTCAACTCTCGGGCGGTCAGCAGCAGCGCATCGGCATCGCCCGCGCCCTGTCCATCGAGCCCGATGTCCTGCTGATGGACGAGCCGTTCAGCCACCTCGATGCGATCACCGCACGGGGCCTGCGCGAGCACCTCCAAGAACTGTGGGCCCAGACCCGCAAGACGGTCGTCTTCGTCACCCACGACGTCAAGGAAGCCGCCGAACTGTCCGACCGCATCCTGATGTTGGCCCCCGGCGGGACGATTCACGAGGACATCGCTGTCGACCTTCCCCGCCCCCGCAAGGCGTCCAACACCGAGGTGGCCGTCCTGGAGTCGTCGATCCTGCGCCGATTCGAAGACCTCGAAGCCAGTTCACGCCAGCGCGCCGCCACTCCGGCCGGCGCCTGA
- a CDS encoding ABC transporter permease produces MSAPVKDRDDTVTAKGSSGPKWLTGPVGAGAAAAVLFLVLWQLAGTFGDRIPGPGPVVKAAMAEIERGEFFYNFAISMQRFAIGMLISIVLGIAIGLAIGSFRIFDDLFGDVNLVGLAIPAVIWALLCAMWFGFADTAPIVTVILSAVPFVVVNVAAGARSVPPALLDMSQSYDVPPSRRLRHAVLPAITGYAVAGIRFGVMSGWNGLLLSEWFGSADGVGHRARYWYDANQLPGFVAWIAFFILFMVLTDRVLLERLSRRAFRWRDGESVPGEPTAAAAA; encoded by the coding sequence ATGAGCGCACCCGTGAAAGACCGTGACGACACGGTGACCGCCAAAGGTTCTTCCGGGCCCAAGTGGCTGACCGGGCCCGTGGGCGCCGGTGCCGCCGCCGCAGTGCTGTTCCTGGTCTTGTGGCAGCTCGCCGGCACATTCGGCGACCGCATCCCCGGCCCGGGGCCGGTGGTCAAGGCCGCGATGGCCGAGATCGAACGCGGCGAGTTCTTCTACAACTTCGCGATCAGCATGCAGCGTTTCGCGATCGGCATGCTGATCTCGATCGTCCTGGGTATCGCCATCGGTCTCGCCATCGGATCCTTCCGGATCTTCGACGACCTGTTCGGCGACGTGAACCTGGTCGGGTTGGCGATCCCGGCAGTCATCTGGGCCCTGTTGTGCGCCATGTGGTTCGGCTTCGCCGATACCGCGCCGATCGTCACCGTCATCCTGTCCGCGGTTCCCTTCGTCGTGGTCAACGTCGCCGCCGGCGCCCGCTCGGTGCCGCCGGCCCTGTTGGACATGTCGCAGTCCTATGACGTACCTCCGTCGCGGCGGCTTCGACATGCCGTACTGCCCGCCATCACGGGATACGCAGTCGCCGGTATCCGGTTCGGGGTGATGTCAGGGTGGAACGGCCTCCTGCTGTCGGAGTGGTTCGGCTCCGCCGACGGCGTCGGACATCGGGCCCGCTACTGGTACGACGCGAACCAGCTGCCCGGCTTCGTCGCATGGATCGCCTTCTTCATCCTCTTCATGGTCCTCACCGACCGCGTTCTGCTTGAGCGGTTGTCCCGACGGGCCTTCCGGTGGCGCGACGGTGAATCCGTTCCCGGAGAACCCACAGCGGCCGCCGCCGCGTAG
- a CDS encoding ABC transporter permease, translating into MTVTANHSADEVSASPETGAAPARPVAASARRFGLHLIGYALLVAVWSLCSLVLFTEYVLPAPWTVGAEMWHLASDGTAFVQFGASIVKIALGFAIGTVFGVPLGLLMGRVKYWKYFWQQPLLVLGNVPGLAFAVFALILFGIGAVGPVVVVAFVALPYVALNVAQGVEEVDRRLVDMSTVYGLGRGDVLKSVFLPSVMPFLFAALRYGFAMAWKVEALTEVFGGRNGIGFMIRQSFQEFSISGVLAWTGFFVIFILLIERVFLAQLEQRFFAWRGGR; encoded by the coding sequence GTGACGGTGACCGCCAACCACTCCGCTGACGAGGTGAGCGCCTCCCCGGAAACGGGGGCGGCGCCCGCCCGCCCGGTGGCCGCATCCGCGCGCCGCTTCGGACTGCATCTCATCGGTTACGCCCTGCTGGTGGCAGTGTGGTCGCTCTGCTCGCTGGTGCTGTTCACCGAGTACGTCCTGCCGGCACCGTGGACGGTGGGTGCCGAGATGTGGCACCTGGCCTCCGATGGCACCGCATTCGTGCAGTTCGGCGCCAGCATCGTCAAGATCGCGCTCGGCTTCGCCATCGGAACAGTGTTCGGGGTGCCCCTGGGCCTGCTGATGGGACGCGTCAAGTACTGGAAGTACTTCTGGCAGCAGCCACTTCTGGTCCTGGGCAACGTTCCCGGCCTGGCCTTCGCAGTGTTCGCCTTGATCCTGTTCGGGATCGGGGCTGTCGGGCCCGTCGTGGTCGTCGCCTTCGTCGCACTGCCCTACGTGGCGCTCAACGTCGCACAGGGCGTCGAAGAAGTCGACCGCCGCCTGGTCGACATGAGCACGGTCTACGGGCTCGGGCGCGGCGATGTCCTCAAGTCGGTCTTCCTGCCCTCGGTGATGCCGTTCCTGTTCGCGGCGTTGCGGTACGGCTTCGCGATGGCGTGGAAGGTCGAGGCGCTCACCGAGGTGTTCGGCGGCCGCAATGGCATCGGCTTCATGATTCGTCAGTCCTTTCAAGAGTTTTCGATTTCCGGCGTCCTTGCCTGGACGGGATTCTTCGTGATCTTCATCCTGTTGATCGAGCGAGTCTTCCTGGCCCAGTTGGAACAACGGTTCTTTGCATGGAGAGGGGGCCGCTGA
- a CDS encoding ABC transporter substrate-binding protein, with translation MNGLGRRLTAALLAATTAVAMSGCVSRPDSGGGSGEGGTIRFTFAPDPVWDYITEQGILSEMEKESGITIEASSTWDEFGVFAGGHADIVSSASYEVPVIEEETGRDTVIIGKYNLDRSVIITRADNPAQTLADLKGQDISAYTAVSATLVWGAYAKKMHDVDFRTGGGDYNLIVSDPQQQADLVEKGEVAACLCLPEFAAPGLRSGELKVLYDGKASSDMYSELVVPEHEGPMINVFLAGNEWAQENPDKVEFFLDVWQRGLSEWEANKATIIETYPQHFAVEAPEDVAFVQDYIGDHDWFVRDVRFDQAWADGESQIFPFLKETGFMAEEQAQPKFRPSEQGGQS, from the coding sequence GTGAATGGTCTGGGACGCCGATTGACGGCCGCGCTACTGGCCGCCACAACTGCAGTGGCGATGTCCGGATGCGTTTCCCGACCGGACTCCGGTGGGGGCAGTGGCGAAGGCGGAACCATCAGGTTCACGTTCGCCCCGGATCCGGTGTGGGACTACATCACCGAACAGGGCATCCTCTCCGAGATGGAGAAGGAGTCCGGCATCACGATCGAGGCTTCGTCCACCTGGGACGAGTTCGGGGTGTTCGCCGGCGGACATGCCGACATCGTGTCCTCCGCCTCCTATGAGGTACCGGTGATCGAAGAGGAAACCGGCCGCGACACCGTCATCATCGGCAAGTACAACCTCGATCGCAGTGTGATCATCACCCGCGCGGACAACCCCGCCCAGACACTGGCTGATCTCAAGGGTCAAGACATCTCGGCGTACACCGCCGTGTCCGCCACCTTGGTGTGGGGTGCGTACGCGAAGAAGATGCATGATGTCGACTTCCGCACCGGCGGCGGCGATTACAACCTCATCGTGTCCGACCCGCAGCAGCAGGCAGACCTCGTCGAGAAGGGTGAGGTTGCGGCCTGCCTGTGCTTGCCCGAGTTCGCCGCACCGGGACTTCGCAGCGGAGAGCTGAAGGTGCTCTACGACGGCAAGGCCTCCTCGGACATGTACTCCGAGCTGGTCGTACCGGAGCACGAAGGCCCGATGATCAACGTCTTCCTGGCCGGCAACGAATGGGCCCAGGAGAACCCTGACAAGGTCGAGTTCTTCCTCGACGTCTGGCAGCGGGGCCTCTCGGAGTGGGAAGCCAACAAAGCCACGATCATCGAGACCTACCCGCAGCACTTCGCGGTCGAGGCACCCGAGGACGTCGCCTTCGTGCAGGACTACATCGGCGATCACGACTGGTTCGTGCGGGACGTCCGATTCGACCAGGCCTGGGCCGACGGCGAATCGCAGATCTTCCCGTTCCTCAAGGAGACCGGTTTCATGGCCGAAGAGCAGGCACAGCCGAAGTTCCGTCCATCTGAGCAGGGTGGCCAGTCGTGA
- a CDS encoding GntR family transcriptional regulator, translated as MAYQSAASRIAETLRTEILHGAIAPGSRMSQLSIAERFAVSRIPVRDALQMLAGEGLVHPTSNATAVVIGMSVPELQELYELREAVEPLATRIAVPKVGRADILMMRKQMSVMEDSKEAPIWLAANAEFHGAIYKLAGRPRMIELVEQLRRLTDRYLHMHLEVIGQTEHLHAEHAAILQAVEGGDAVLAAQLTKEHLATSHDYILSYLLENPTATGSDELVSYHDGTHQELAPTATTPRGAQVKGTQS; from the coding sequence ATGGCATACCAGAGTGCGGCGAGTCGTATCGCGGAGACGTTGCGGACCGAGATCTTGCACGGGGCCATTGCACCCGGGTCCCGGATGTCGCAGTTGAGCATCGCGGAGCGGTTCGCCGTCAGCCGCATCCCGGTGCGCGACGCCCTGCAGATGCTGGCCGGCGAAGGGCTGGTGCACCCGACCTCGAACGCCACCGCGGTGGTCATCGGAATGTCGGTGCCCGAGCTCCAAGAGCTCTACGAGCTCCGCGAAGCCGTCGAACCGCTGGCAACCCGCATCGCGGTGCCGAAGGTGGGCCGCGCGGACATTCTGATGATGCGCAAGCAGATGTCGGTGATGGAAGACAGCAAGGAAGCCCCGATCTGGTTGGCTGCCAACGCCGAGTTTCACGGCGCCATCTACAAACTGGCCGGGCGGCCACGCATGATCGAACTGGTCGAACAACTGCGCCGTCTCACCGACCGCTACCTGCATATGCACCTCGAGGTGATCGGGCAGACCGAGCACCTACATGCCGAACACGCCGCCATTCTGCAGGCGGTTGAAGGCGGCGACGCCGTCCTGGCCGCCCAGCTCACCAAGGAGCACCTGGCGACCTCGCACGACTACATCCTGTCCTACCTGTTGGAGAACCCGACGGCGACCGGCAGCGACGAACTCGTGAGCTACCACGACGGCACTCATCAAGAACTCGCACCCACGGCGACGACGCCGCGGGGCGCTCAAGTGAAGGGAACACAATCGTGA
- the hisD gene encoding histidinol dehydrogenase produces the protein MPKVLKGAAAAEARSERNDDVAATVAHVIADIGRRGDDAVREYSLKFDKWAPENFRLTPDQIESIIDTVPAQTITDIELAQRNVRTFAEHQLASLRDFEVETEPGVFLGQRNIPVSAAGAYIPGGRYPLVASAHMTIVTAKVAGVERVTACTPPIRGEVPAATVAAMSLAGADEIYLLGGVQAVAAMALGTETIGKVDLLAGPGNAYVAEAKRQLFGQVGIDLFAGPTETLIVADAHADPFIVAVDLLSQAEHGPDSPAILITTSETLAVAVGEHIEALLPTMSTRDYAEPAWRDHGQVIVARDLDEAYELADGFASEHVQILTENPRDALSHMRNYGALFLGEGTCVSYGDKVIGTNHTLPTRGAARYTGGLWVGKYLKTVTYQEVTDRAASAALGEVLGRAARVEFFEGHARSGDVRVAKYRGKSVPWAPSAAPSWDHVDA, from the coding sequence ATGCCCAAGGTGCTCAAAGGCGCAGCCGCAGCCGAAGCAAGGTCGGAACGCAACGACGACGTGGCCGCCACCGTCGCACACGTCATCGCCGACATCGGTCGTCGCGGCGACGACGCGGTACGCGAATACTCCCTCAAGTTCGACAAGTGGGCGCCGGAGAACTTTCGCCTCACCCCGGACCAGATCGAGTCGATCATCGACACCGTGCCCGCCCAGACCATCACCGACATCGAGCTGGCGCAGCGCAACGTCCGGACCTTCGCCGAGCATCAGCTGGCGTCGCTGCGGGATTTCGAGGTCGAGACCGAACCCGGCGTCTTCCTCGGACAGCGCAACATCCCCGTGTCGGCTGCGGGCGCGTACATCCCCGGTGGCCGCTACCCCCTTGTCGCGTCGGCGCATATGACGATCGTGACCGCGAAAGTCGCAGGCGTGGAACGGGTCACCGCGTGCACACCCCCGATTCGCGGTGAAGTACCTGCGGCGACCGTGGCCGCGATGAGCCTTGCCGGCGCCGACGAAATCTACCTCCTCGGTGGCGTGCAAGCAGTGGCCGCAATGGCCCTCGGTACCGAAACCATCGGCAAGGTCGACCTGCTGGCGGGGCCCGGGAACGCCTATGTCGCCGAGGCCAAGCGCCAGCTGTTCGGTCAGGTCGGCATCGACCTCTTCGCCGGACCGACGGAGACCTTGATCGTGGCGGATGCCCACGCCGATCCGTTCATCGTGGCCGTCGATCTGCTGTCGCAGGCCGAACACGGACCCGACTCACCGGCCATCCTGATCACCACGTCGGAGACGCTCGCCGTGGCCGTCGGAGAGCACATCGAGGCGCTCCTACCGACGATGTCGACACGCGACTACGCCGAGCCGGCGTGGCGCGACCACGGACAGGTGATCGTCGCGCGGGACCTGGACGAGGCGTACGAGCTCGCCGACGGGTTCGCCAGCGAGCATGTTCAGATTCTGACCGAGAACCCTCGGGACGCGTTGTCCCACATGCGCAACTACGGAGCGCTCTTTCTCGGCGAGGGAACCTGCGTGTCGTACGGCGACAAGGTGATCGGCACCAATCACACGCTGCCGACGCGAGGCGCCGCTCGCTACACGGGCGGCCTGTGGGTGGGCAAGTACCTCAAGACGGTGACCTATCAGGAAGTGACCGACCGCGCGGCGAGCGCCGCGCTGGGCGAGGTACTGGGCCGCGCCGCCCGGGTCGAGTTCTTCGAGGGGCATGCCCGCTCCGGTGATGTACGGGTCGCGAAGTACCGAGGCAAGTCCGTGCCGTGGGCACCCTCCGCCGCGCCATCCTGGGATCACGTCGACGCGTGA
- a CDS encoding LacI family DNA-binding transcriptional regulator gives MAFTSHDVAKIAGVSQSTVSRALRGVPGIAPETVARVQEVARSLSYVPSEAGRTLSTRQARSIGVFTAELTNPFYPALVEPVRNRLEQSGFRTILLAEPDAAGAAENLPHGVVDGAIIATAHLGSPLPASLRARGIPFVLVNRSVDGVECDRSTVDNIAGGRLAAEFLADLGHREVGVVFGPGDTSTGRDREHGFRLGMSERGVPIPPERVRHGQFSYETGYSAASVLLGQAASPTALFCGNDVIALGALNAARAKGRDVGRDLTIVGFDDIAMASWEIVDLTTVHYDLTAMAQTAADLMVARIAEPASPFRDVTLTPEIVTRGSHHRVG, from the coding sequence GTGGCATTCACGAGCCATGACGTCGCCAAGATCGCAGGCGTCTCGCAGTCGACCGTGTCCCGCGCACTGCGCGGCGTACCCGGCATAGCCCCCGAAACGGTCGCCCGGGTGCAGGAGGTGGCGCGGTCGCTGTCCTACGTCCCCAGCGAAGCGGGCCGAACCCTGTCGACGCGGCAGGCACGGTCCATCGGCGTCTTCACCGCGGAGCTGACCAACCCTTTCTACCCGGCCCTGGTTGAACCGGTGCGAAATCGTCTGGAGCAATCCGGATTTCGGACCATACTGCTCGCCGAGCCGGACGCTGCCGGCGCCGCGGAGAATCTGCCGCATGGCGTGGTCGACGGCGCGATCATCGCGACCGCGCACCTCGGGTCGCCTCTACCGGCCAGCCTTCGGGCGCGAGGGATACCGTTCGTGCTCGTCAATCGTTCCGTCGACGGAGTGGAGTGCGATCGGAGCACGGTCGACAACATCGCCGGCGGCAGGCTCGCGGCTGAGTTTCTGGCCGACCTCGGTCACCGGGAAGTCGGCGTCGTCTTCGGTCCCGGCGACACCAGCACCGGCCGGGACCGCGAGCACGGCTTCCGGCTCGGGATGAGTGAGCGTGGCGTGCCCATTCCGCCCGAGCGTGTGCGACACGGCCAATTCAGTTACGAGACAGGCTATTCGGCCGCATCGGTCCTACTGGGTCAGGCGGCGTCTCCCACTGCCTTGTTCTGCGGCAACGACGTCATCGCGCTCGGTGCGCTCAACGCGGCCCGGGCGAAAGGCCGCGACGTCGGGCGCGACCTCACCATCGTGGGCTTCGACGACATCGCGATGGCATCGTGGGAGATCGTCGATCTCACCACGGTCCACTACGACCTGACGGCCATGGCGCAGACAGCGGCAGATCTGATGGTCGCCCGCATCGCCGAGCCGGCATCGCCGTTTCGCGACGTCACCCTGACCCCCGAGATCGTCACCAGGGGGTCGCACCACCGGGTCGGCTGA
- a CDS encoding amidohydrolase family protein translates to MTHSPSTSFLAPGHIDIHAHLLPEDCYDIPAATGVRSLTERDGELHLGDFPIAVTRDQISGVGRILSDMDTEDIAVRVVSAPPYAFAVTAERDAAADYARRVNDGLIRMCEDNPDRLVPIGVLPVQDRAATAAEVKYLAAEGIRGVAVPPVVGSLTLGDPELHHVLDTCAEAGLAVLVHPTQQPRPGFNHHYLQNLIGNPVESATAIASILLDGTFDRLPTLRIAFVHGAGVAPALLGRWDHGWRMRADVRADTAEPPSEVFRRHVYADALAHSVEAGELLCKVIDPGRITLGSDYPFDMADQHPVRSASALGLDRDVLRSNALRWLGC, encoded by the coding sequence ATGACTCACTCGCCCAGCACGTCCTTCTTGGCACCGGGCCACATCGACATCCACGCCCACCTGCTGCCCGAGGACTGCTACGACATTCCCGCCGCGACGGGCGTGCGGAGCCTGACCGAGCGCGACGGCGAGCTGCATCTCGGAGATTTTCCGATCGCCGTGACGCGGGATCAGATCTCCGGTGTGGGCCGGATCCTGTCCGATATGGACACCGAAGACATCGCGGTGCGGGTCGTGTCGGCGCCGCCGTACGCCTTCGCCGTGACAGCCGAGCGCGACGCGGCCGCGGACTACGCGCGCCGCGTCAACGACGGTCTGATCCGCATGTGCGAGGACAATCCGGACCGACTGGTTCCCATCGGCGTTCTACCGGTGCAGGACCGCGCTGCCACCGCGGCGGAGGTCAAGTATCTTGCCGCAGAAGGCATCCGCGGTGTCGCGGTACCGCCGGTCGTCGGATCCCTGACCCTGGGCGACCCCGAGCTCCACCACGTCCTCGACACCTGCGCCGAGGCGGGCCTGGCCGTGCTGGTCCATCCGACGCAGCAGCCCCGTCCCGGCTTCAACCACCACTACCTGCAGAATCTGATCGGGAATCCGGTGGAATCGGCGACGGCCATCGCCTCGATCCTGCTCGACGGGACCTTCGATCGCCTTCCCACGCTGCGCATCGCATTCGTCCACGGTGCCGGGGTTGCGCCCGCGCTGCTCGGGCGCTGGGATCATGGCTGGCGCATGCGGGCGGACGTCCGCGCCGACACCGCCGAACCGCCGAGCGAGGTCTTCCGTCGCCACGTCTACGCGGACGCCCTGGCCCATTCCGTCGAGGCCGGCGAACTGCTCTGCAAGGTCATCGATCCCGGCCGCATCACCCTCGGCTCCGACTACCCGTTCGACATGGCCGATCAGCACCCCGTCAGATCCGCGTCGGCGCTCGGCTTGGATCGAGACGTGTTGCGCAGCAATGCGTTGCGGTGGCTGGGTTGCTGA